The uncultured Campylobacter sp. nucleotide sequence AGTCTGCCGAGAAAACGGCGGAATTTTATAAGACGTTCGTTAAAGGCGAAATTTTAAAAACCGACGCAAGAACTGCCGAAATGGCGAAGCTCACCGAAAATTCTTTTCGCGACGTAAACATAGCCTTTGCAAACGAGCTTAGCATTTTGTGCGATAAATTCGGCATTAACGTTTGGGAGCTTATTTCGTTAGCAAACCGTCATCCGCGAGTTAATATTTTAAGCCCGGGCTGCGGCGTAGGCGGGCACTGCATAGCGGTCGATCCGTGGTTTATAGTACATGCGGGCGGCTACGAAGCGAGGTTGATTAAATCCGCAAGAGAGGTCAATAACCACAAGGCCGAGTGGAGCATAGAAAAGATCAAAAACGCCGCTTTGAAATTTGAGCTGCAAAATGGAAGAAAACCCAAAGTCGCGTGCATGGGGCTTGCTTTTAAGCCTGATATCGACGATTTGCGAGAGTCGCCTGCGCTGAATATAACTAGACGCCTGATCGCAGACGGCGTCGATGTGCTCGCCGTAGAGCCCAATATCAAGGCTCACAAAGATTTTGAGATAGCGGATTACAAAAAAGCTATTGAAATTTCGGACATTGTCGTATTTTTAGTCGGACATAAGGAATTTAAAGGGCTGAAAATAGAAAAAGAAGTTTTGGATTTTTGCGGAATTTGTAAATGAGTTTTCAAAAAGTAATAGATAGAAATAACCATCTGAATTTTTTTAGATTACTTTTTGCTTTGCAAGTGGTATATATGCACTCAACAGAATGGCTAAAAATACCGCTTTTATGGGGGGGGGCACGTGGATAAGTTTCTTAGGCTATTTCCCGGCGTCCCATTATTTTTTCTGGTTTCGGGATTTTTAATTACCGATAGTTATTTAAATAGCAGGAATTTGAAAGAGTATTTTATAAAAAGAGTGCTTAGGATATATCCGGCTCTATTCGTAAATATTTTAGTACTTGAGCTAGCTATGTACGTGGGCAAAAATTTTAATGATATCTCGGTATTAAAATACGTAGAGTATTTCGTGCTGTATGTCGTTACCGCTGCTTCAGGTATAGCGGGCTTTATAATCGGTATAAAAAACGACGCTTTATATAATTATGACGGCTTTTTTAGCTCTTATCCGAGCGGTGTTTTATGGACGCTTAGCGTCGAATTATCGTTTTATATCGTCCTTCCATTTATTTTGTGTATTAGAAAAGCAATTGTAAGAAATTTATTACTAGTTTTCCTATTTTTTACATCAATGATAATTCCCGCAATCGCCGATGAAAATTTTTACTCCGCTTCAAATTTAAATAAGCTTCTCGAGCTGATATGCTTGCCGTTTTTGTGGATATTTATCATCGGCATGGTCATGAGGCTTTATTGGCTGGATATAAAAAAATATCTCGTAGGCTACGGCTTATATTATATTGCGCTCTATTTGATATTTTGTTTTGCGGCTATAGAGTTTGGAAGCGGGCTTGGAGCTTATAAGAGAGGCTTGGAAATTTCTACTGTATTTCAAATTTTCCTTTTGGCGCTAGTGATCTTTAGCATGGCTTTTTCCTACACAAATTTAAAGATAGCTAGAAGCACCGATCTCTCTTATAGTACATATCTTTATCATATGCTGATAGTTCAAATTCTAATTAGTCTGGGCTTTAGCGGCTCTTTATGGCTATATCTAATAGTGGTGGCCGTGACGCTCACGGTAGCTTGCGTTTCTTGGAATTTTATAGAAAAGCCGGCATTGAAATTAAAACAAATAAAGGTTGTAAAATGATACAAGCAATAGTTAAAAAAGGTAAGGTTTTAGCAGAGCAGATCCCTGCTCCAAGCGTTTCAAAGGGATGCGTTCTTATAAAAGTAGTAAATAGCTGCATATCGGCGGGCACCGAGATAAGCGGCGTATCAAATAGCGGCAAGAGCCTGATCAGAAGGGCCTTAGAGCAGCCGGAGAACGTAAAAAAAGTCATCAATATGATAAAATCAGACGGCATCGCAAACGCCTATGCTAAGGTAAAGGGCAAGCTTGATAGCGGAAGCCCGACCGGCTATTCGCTTAGCGGCGTCGTCATAGCAGTCGGAGAGGGCGTTTCAAATTTTGAGATCGGAGAGCGCGTCGCCGCAGCCGGTGCAGGGCTTGCAAACCACGCAGAATACGTAGATGTGCCTAAAAATTTAGTTATGAAAATGCCGCAGGATATGGACTTTGAGCGGGCTTGCACCGTGACGCTCGGCGGCATAGCGATGCAGGGCGTTAGGCGGATCGATCTAAGGCTGGGTGAGACCTGCGTAGTCGTGGGAGCTGGGATCTTAGGGCTTCTTGCGGTGCAGATGCTTAAAATTTCAGGCGTGAGGATTGCGGTTAGCGATTTTGACGATAGGCGCTTGCAGATAGCAAAGGAATATGGCGCCGAGCTTGTTATAAACCCGTCAAGAGACGATTTGCTGGATGTCGTTTCGTCTTGGAGCGGCGGATACGGCGCCGATGGAGTGCTATTTACCGCCGCTACGAACAGTAGTGAGCCGCTATCGCAAAGTTTTCAGATGTGCAAGAAAAAGGGCAGAGTGGTGCTTGTAGGCGTTGCCGGTATGCAGATAAATAGAGAGGATATGTATAAAAAGGAGCTTGATTTTCTCATCTCCACTTCTTATGGTCCTGGTCGCTACGACAAGAGCTACGAAGAGGGGGGGCTTGATTATCCGTTTAGCTACGTCAGATGGACTGAAAATCGAAATATGAGCGAGTATCTAAGGCTGGTAAATGAAAATTTGATAAAGCTGGATAAGCTCATAGACGCAAAATATCCTATCGAGCAGGTAACGGAGGCGTTTGAGTCGCTACAGACTTCGCAGAATAAGCCGCTTATGGTTTTGCTTGACTACGGGGAGGCAAATTTAACCGAGCTTGATAGCTATCTAAATCACGATAAAAAAATCATCATAAGCTCCGCGCCAGTAAACAGAGATGTGATAAACGTCGCATTCGTCGGCGTCGGCGGATTTGCCACCGGGATGCACCTGCCTAATATCTCAAAGCTTACGGATAAATATAAAATTTACGCGATCATGAACCGAAGCGGACATAAAGCAAAGGCGGTGGCGCAGCAATATGGAGCGAATTACGCTACTTCAAATTTAGACGATATTTTAAATGATAAAAATGTCGATCTTGTGATCATCTCCACAAGGCACGATAGCCATGCGGAGCTTACTTTAAAGGCGCTTGAAGCGGGCAAAAACGTATTTGTAGAAAAGCCGCTTGCGACAAACAAAGAGGAGCTTGAAAAGATAAAGAAATTTTACGCTGAGGGAGGCGACAAGCCCCTTTTATTCGTGGGATTTAATAGGCGATTTAGCGCCTACGCAGAAGAGATAAAAAAGCACACGGGCGCTAGGATAAATCCGATGATAATTAGATATAGAATGAACGCGGGCTACATACCGATGGATCACTGGGTGCATGAAAACGGCGGTAGGATGGTTGGCGAAGCGTGTCACATAATAGATCTGATGACGGCACTAACGGGAAGCGAGATACAGAGCGTATTTTCACAGGCGATCACGCCGAGTAATGAAAAATATAGCGCCGAGGATAACAAATCCATCGTCTTAAAATACAAAGACGGCTCGGTGGCGAATATCGAGTATTTCGCAAACGGCAGTAAGGAGCTAGGCAAGGAATTTATGGAGATCCACTTCGACGGCAAGAGCATCGTTTTGGACGATTATAAAAGCCTAAAAGGATATGGAGTGGGGCTGAAAGAAATTTCAACAAACGTAAGCCAAAAGGGGCAACTTGAAGAGCTTGAGGCGCTATTTGGGGCTCTAAAAGGAAGCAAAAAAGGCTGGCCGATAGAGCTTTGGGATATGGTGCAGACGACGGAGATTTCGTTTTTGATATGATTGGCAATATAAAAAAAATTATTAAATCAAATTATATTTTAGAGGCATTTGCAAGAAGGCTTTATGCCATTATATCATATAGGATTAGAAAGTTAAATAGAGAATTTTACGACTTCTACAACCTGCTCTTGAATAACGAAATAGAGAATATCAAGTATATGGAAAAATACCAGTTTGAATCATTAAAACATATTGTTGATATTGCATATTACAAAACAACATTCTATAAAGAAAAATATGATTCTGCGGGCTTTCATCCTTCTATGCTAAATGATATCTCTGATTTAAAGAAAATACCTATATTAACAAAAGATGAAATAAGAAATAATTCTAAAAAGATGGTGCGTAGCGATGTTTCTATATCGTATTTAAAAAAAGCATATACGAGTGGGACAACTGGAAAAACATTAGAGATATATGAGGATGATAAAACTAGACTACGGGAATTAGCATCTATCTTTTATCAATGGAAAAGAATTGGTTATGTTCCTGGCGATGGCAGGATTGAATTTAGAGGTTTCGTAGATGACAATAAAGATTTTATTTTTCTACCAGACGAAAGAGTTTTAAGAATTAATATTATAAAAATGGATATCCATAATATAAATACTATTATAAAACGTATCTTAAAAATAGGATATAATTTTGTTCATGGGTATCCATCGGCGATAGTTAAATTTGCAAGATTATTAAAAGAATCAGAAATACACTATCAGCCGAAAGGAATAATGCTAGCATCAGAGGTACTATATGATTGGCAAATGAGTATTATAGATGAAGTTTTTCATTGTCAGAAAATTTCGCATTATGGTCAGACTGAAAAAGTGGCGTTAGGCGCATGGAAGAATGATAGATTATATCATTTTATACCTACATATGGCATATTTGAAACAGACTGTGAAAATAAAATTATTGCAACAGGTTTTATAAATGAGGTTATGCCAATTATAAGATACCAAATGTCAGATGTGGCTGAAGGTATTTTGAGTGGTTCAAACGATGCTCTATATCCAGTTATTAAGGATATAATCGGCAGACAGGAGGATTATACTTATAATGAAAATGGGGATTTGATTCCGCCCGCGGTCGTTACATTTCCATTTAAGCATTTATTTTACATTAATGCTGCCAAAATTATTCAATATGAGTTAAAATTATTTGATTTAGTTCTTGAGGTAAAAGATCAAAATGTATTGTTAGATAAACTTTTCAAGGAAGAGGTAGACACGCTTGTCGCGGATCTAAAGAAAATATATGGGCAAAGCATAGATATAAATATAAAATATGTAGACCAAATTGATTTTACATCAAATGGTAAGTTTAGATGGATAGAAAATAGGATAAAAAATTATGAATAGCAAGATTTTGCATATAGGACCTATGCCGCCTCCACTTGGAGGAATATCCGTTTATTTATATAGATTATCAAGGTCTAACAATGATAGTTCTGTGGGCTTTGTTAACGAAAATAATCTTAATGGGATCGGTTTTATTAAATTAATTTTTCTAAACAGTGATAAAACTTTTATTTATCACTCTCCATCAATGATGAAAAGAATTGCATTGCTTTTTTCAAAAATATTTAGAGGAAATAAATATATTATAGTTTCTCATGGAGAAGGCTTGCAAAATAGCTATAAAAATAGTAATTTTATAATGAAATTCTTATTAAAAATCACCATTTTTAAATCAGAATATATACAAGTAGTAGGTTCTCATCTTGTAAAATTTTTACTTAATTTGGGGCTAGAGAATGATAAAATCATAGTAAAAAATGCTTTTTTACCGCCTGCATTATGCGATGAAGAAAGCGTATTAAAAACCTATCCGCAAGAAATTTTCGATTTTATATCAAAAAAAGATAAGTTATTGGTAGCAAATGCGTCTAGTTTGGTTTTTTATAAAAATACCGACCTATATGGACTTGATATATGTATAGAACTCATGGCTAAGCTAAAAAATGTCTATCCAAATTTAGGATTTATTTTTGCGCTAGCAAACGAAAAGGTTAATACGGAGTATATAAATAAAATGCGTCTGCGAATAAAAGAGTTAAATTTAGAGGAAAATTTTTATTTTCTGACGGGGCAAAAAGAGCTTTGGCCTATATTTAAAAAGGCTAGTCTAATGATAAGACCTACGAATACCGATGGCGATGCCCTTAGCATTAGAGAGGCTTTATATTTTAAATGTCCTGCGATAGCAAGCGATGTATGCAATAGACCGACAGGAACGATTTTGTTTAAGAATAGAAATTTGGATGATCTATATGATAAAACAAAAAGGGTTTTGGATGCAATGTAAATTTTATAAGGACTTGGTTATTGATTAATAGTTACTTATTTAAAATATTAATTTTATTATATTAAGGATGGATAAATATCATGATTGATAAAGCAAAATGGTTTCTAGATAAAATTTGTCCTATCATATTGGGGATAGATGATATTACAAATTCAATATGCCATTCGCGTTTCCTAAGAGAACAGTGCGATTGCGGCTATCTTGGGCTAAATAATAATGGCATATATGATTATTTTATGAATTATCTATTAAAAAAATACCCAGAAATTAGAGTTACATATTTTTTAGTTATGGGACCTAGCTCGGCATATCTTGATGGCGCCAAAACCGATACTATATATAAAAATGATGGCTTTTTAAGATTATTGCAAACCATTCTAGATAGATCTGATGAGATAGCATACCATGGACATAATCATGGATATTCCAATGCTACATTGATGGATAGAAAATGGTGTAGAGAATTTGAGCAGTATTCTCCAAACGAATATTTTAATATTATAAAAAATGATTTAGATCTTTTCAAAAAAACATTTGGCTACCAAATTTTAGGAGGGAGAACTCCGTGCTATAGTTTTAGAGAAGATTTGGTTGTAGGACTAATTGACTTAAAATTTCGTTGGTGGTCCTTTGACTTTAAGCCTTTTACCAATAATATTTCTTTGAAGTATGGCGATGATAAGATTATAGAAATGCCGTCAAATATAAGCGGCGATGCTTTTATATATGGAGGAAACGCAATAAAAAGTAAAATTAAACACTTGCTAAATATAGTAAAGATAGAAAAAATGATGAAAAGTAGATATGTGATTAGTATAGCGGAGCATTTTATGAATGCTAGACCAGATGGAAAGAGGCAAACACCAAATGTTTATGATGATATAAATTCTTTAGATTTTATTTTCGGATATCTAAGAAACAAAGATGTTTGGTATGCTACTTTTAGCGAATGTGCTAATTATTACGAGAGCTATAATAATACCTATATTTTAGATATGGGCGATGGAGCGTTCGAAATAAAATATAAAGGTGACTGGAAAATGTTTCTAACATTTATTTCGGAACATAGATATTTACAAAATATACAAACTAAAGAAATTTATGAAGGCTTTATGAAAGATGATAAGTGGCTTTTTAACAATTTAGTTGAAGGAATATATAGGGGGGCGTAAAATGTATTTTGATAGACATTTTTCTTTAATTACTGGATATAGATTTTTGTTAAAAGATGTTATAAAATATATAACGACAATAGATTCTTTTTTTAATTCTAAGTATAAAATTTTAGATATAGGTTGTGGGAAAAAACCATATAAGAAATTACTAAAAAATTCTGATTATGTGGGTCTTGATGTTTGCGAGTGTGAATATGCTACTCCGGATATAATAGGTAATTCCGAAAGTATTTCTTGCGATAATTCTAGTTTCGATGCAGTTATGACGGTTTTCGTTTTAGATGATTCTTTTTATATTAAAAAGACTTTTTGTGAAATTTCAAGAGTGCTTAAAGACGGCGGGTATTATTTTGCTTTTGAAGCGCAGAGCACAAGCATACAT carries:
- the wecC gene encoding UDP-N-acetyl-D-mannosamine dehydrogenase, with the translated sequence MRKVCIMGLGYIGLPTAALLASKGYKIHGVDVVQSVVDTINQGKIHIVEPELGELVKKSVESGNLKADVKPDFADVFIIAVPTPFRDGYVPNIDYVISASRAVAPYIKEGNIVILESTSPVGTTEKIGQILKDSGVDISKIYIAHCPERVLPGKILKELTQNDRIVGGLSRESAEKTAEFYKTFVKGEILKTDARTAEMAKLTENSFRDVNIAFANELSILCDKFGINVWELISLANRHPRVNILSPGCGVGGHCIAVDPWFIVHAGGYEARLIKSAREVNNHKAEWSIEKIKNAALKFELQNGRKPKVACMGLAFKPDIDDLRESPALNITRRLIADGVDVLAVEPNIKAHKDFEIADYKKAIEISDIVVFLVGHKEFKGLKIEKEVLDFCGICK
- a CDS encoding acyltransferase encodes the protein MDKFLRLFPGVPLFFLVSGFLITDSYLNSRNLKEYFIKRVLRIYPALFVNILVLELAMYVGKNFNDISVLKYVEYFVLYVVTAASGIAGFIIGIKNDALYNYDGFFSSYPSGVLWTLSVELSFYIVLPFILCIRKAIVRNLLLVFLFFTSMIIPAIADENFYSASNLNKLLELICLPFLWIFIIGMVMRLYWLDIKKYLVGYGLYYIALYLIFCFAAIEFGSGLGAYKRGLEISTVFQIFLLALVIFSMAFSYTNLKIARSTDLSYSTYLYHMLIVQILISLGFSGSLWLYLIVVAVTLTVACVSWNFIEKPALKLKQIKVVK
- a CDS encoding bi-domain-containing oxidoreductase, with protein sequence MIQAIVKKGKVLAEQIPAPSVSKGCVLIKVVNSCISAGTEISGVSNSGKSLIRRALEQPENVKKVINMIKSDGIANAYAKVKGKLDSGSPTGYSLSGVVIAVGEGVSNFEIGERVAAAGAGLANHAEYVDVPKNLVMKMPQDMDFERACTVTLGGIAMQGVRRIDLRLGETCVVVGAGILGLLAVQMLKISGVRIAVSDFDDRRLQIAKEYGAELVINPSRDDLLDVVSSWSGGYGADGVLFTAATNSSEPLSQSFQMCKKKGRVVLVGVAGMQINREDMYKKELDFLISTSYGPGRYDKSYEEGGLDYPFSYVRWTENRNMSEYLRLVNENLIKLDKLIDAKYPIEQVTEAFESLQTSQNKPLMVLLDYGEANLTELDSYLNHDKKIIISSAPVNRDVINVAFVGVGGFATGMHLPNISKLTDKYKIYAIMNRSGHKAKAVAQQYGANYATSNLDDILNDKNVDLVIISTRHDSHAELTLKALEAGKNVFVEKPLATNKEELEKIKKFYAEGGDKPLLFVGFNRRFSAYAEEIKKHTGARINPMIIRYRMNAGYIPMDHWVHENGGRMVGEACHIIDLMTALTGSEIQSVFSQAITPSNEKYSAEDNKSIVLKYKDGSVANIEYFANGSKELGKEFMEIHFDGKSIVLDDYKSLKGYGVGLKEISTNVSQKGQLEELEALFGALKGSKKGWPIELWDMVQTTEISFLI
- a CDS encoding glycosyltransferase, which translates into the protein MNSKILHIGPMPPPLGGISVYLYRLSRSNNDSSVGFVNENNLNGIGFIKLIFLNSDKTFIYHSPSMMKRIALLFSKIFRGNKYIIVSHGEGLQNSYKNSNFIMKFLLKITIFKSEYIQVVGSHLVKFLLNLGLENDKIIVKNAFLPPALCDEESVLKTYPQEIFDFISKKDKLLVANASSLVFYKNTDLYGLDICIELMAKLKNVYPNLGFIFALANEKVNTEYINKMRLRIKELNLEENFYFLTGQKELWPIFKKASLMIRPTNTDGDALSIREALYFKCPAIASDVCNRPTGTILFKNRNLDDLYDKTKRVLDAM
- a CDS encoding class I SAM-dependent methyltransferase; protein product: MYFDRHFSLITGYRFLLKDVIKYITTIDSFFNSKYKILDIGCGKKPYKKLLKNSDYVGLDVCECEYATPDIIGNSESISCDNSSFDAVMTVFVLDDSFYIKKTFCEISRVLKDGGYYFAFEAQSTSIHNPPFDFFRFAPNAMIELAKEVNLELIRYDTYGGDFANVGFGFISIIRNTLSSLRLEPLLGPIFYLPINVIFRLLDLIGRLKVFRNKYKNNSLGYFYIFKKVENA